Proteins from one Algicella marina genomic window:
- a CDS encoding peroxiredoxin: protein MSDTELAEGNTPPAITLPRDGGETVSLSDHSGQPVVLFFYPRDDTSGCTREAVAFTSLAAEFKSLGAVIFGISKDSVKKHDRFVAKHELGIPLLSDEDGDVCERYGVWKEKSMYGKTHMGIERSTFLIGADGKIARIWRKVKVPGHAEEVLEAVRSL, encoded by the coding sequence ATGTCTGACACCGAACTCGCAGAAGGCAATACACCACCGGCCATCACCCTGCCCCGCGACGGTGGCGAAACTGTGTCCCTGTCGGATCACAGCGGTCAGCCTGTCGTCCTGTTCTTCTACCCACGCGACGACACGTCAGGCTGCACCAGGGAAGCAGTTGCCTTCACATCTCTCGCGGCGGAGTTCAAGTCCCTCGGCGCTGTCATATTCGGCATCTCCAAAGATAGCGTGAAAAAGCATGACCGGTTCGTCGCCAAGCACGAACTCGGTATTCCCCTCCTTTCGGACGAGGATGGGGACGTTTGCGAACGCTATGGCGTCTGGAAGGAAAAATCCATGTATGGCAAGACACATATGGGCATCGAGCGGTCGACCTTCCTCATCGGCGCCGACGGCAAAATTGCCCGCATCTGGCGCAAGGTGAAGGTCCCAGGCCATGCCGAAGAAGTGCTGGAAGCCGTCAGGTCGCTGTAA